One Anolis carolinensis isolate JA03-04 chromosome 5, rAnoCar3.1.pri, whole genome shotgun sequence DNA segment encodes these proteins:
- the cfap97 gene encoding cilia- and flagella-associated protein 97, with translation MDHRYEDVSDCEVDHSFFDSDFEEELKKKGTTTKIDGENSGEIPQTEDTVESNTNMNIETKVVEGGLIEEEKQEKEAELQKEDTLISHAYQPENAASLASLNLENASSSGTKSAEGSRMHEKNIPSKIPEIDKKCEVNYYTDEEDSSDDSRNQKVRLKLCKQSSGAKGSKTIAVHASSSSSSTCSSDTDGLDTDDGLSDSSCSSSKKNSMYSLALLSPKQKTAPGIKSVEIKPKLGDDAEESEDTVTDVTPLSTPDISPIQSFEVAASNDKKLKVKRQENVSQELYEPDLDHRCHQKVLNEALDLNNLLKAFLQLEKKEQEKMVLDQSSLGSRKNYSFTNDEVRQIDQENQRLLKELTKQATKPRSKSASMKKPSGPTAKMYHSAINRQREQQRIDRENLAFLKRLEAVKPTVGLRRSEQLMDYQRQMSYLSASPTPRRGKSALSHHSPSRVASRPSSHSASSTISRRSERPVFDSSRSSLQRLNPTSIRGAWL, from the exons ATGGACCATCGATATGAAGATGTATCAGACTGTGAAGTGGATCACTCCTTTTTTGACAGTGACTTTGAGGAGGAGCTGAAGAAAAAAGGAACCACAACAAAAATAGATGGGGAAAATAGTGGTGAAATTCCACAAACAGAAGATACAGTTGAGAGTAATACTAACATGAATATCGAAACTAAAGTGGTGGAAGGTGGCTtgatagaagaagaaaaacaagagaAAGAGGCAGAATTACAAAAGGAAGACACTTTGATTAGTCATGCATATCAACCTGAGAATGCCGCATCCTTGGCGTCCCTCAATTTAGAAAATGCAAGTTCATCAGGTACAAAATCAGCAGAAGGTAGCAGAATGcatgaaaaaaatattccaaGTAAGATTCCTGAAATAGATAAAAAATGTGAAGTAAATTACTATACAGATGAAGAAGACAGCAGCGATGACAGCAGAAACCAGAAAGTTAGGCTCAAGTTGTGTAAACAGTCAAGTGGTGCAAAGGGTAGCAAGACCATTGCAGTCcatgcctcttcctcctcctcttcaactTGCAGTTCTGATACAGATGGTTTAGACACAGACGATGGCTTGTCAGACTCTTCATGTTCTTCTTCAAAAAAGAACAGCATGTATAGCCTAGCACTACTTTCTCCAAAACAAAAAACTGCCCCAGGTATCAAGTCAGTGGAAATCAAACCAAAGCTAGGCGACGATGCAGAAGAATCAGAAGACACAGTGACCGATGTCACTCCTCTTTCAACACCAGATATCAGTCCCATCCAATCTTTTGAAGTTGCAGCATCCAATGATAAGAAGCTGAAGGTTAAAAGGCAAGAAAATGTGAGCCAGGAATTATATG AACCAGACCTGGATCACAGATGTCATCAAAAGGTCCTGAACGAAGCTCTGGACTTGAATAATCTTTtgaaag CTTTTCTGCAGTTGGAGAAAAAGGAACAAGAGAAGATGGTCTTGGATCAGTCTTCTCTAGGGTCAAGAAAAAACTACTCTTTCACAAATGATGAAGTGCGACAAATTGATCAGGAAAATCAACGGCTCTTAAAAGAACTGACAAAACAAGCTACAAAACCCAGAAGCAAAAGTGCATCAATGAAAAAACCTTCAGGCCCAACGGCTAAGATGTACCACAGTGCCATCAACAGGCAGAGGGAACAACAAAGGATTGATAGAGAGAATCTG GCTTTTTTGAAGAGACTTGAAGCAGTGAAACCCACAGTCGGTTTGAGGCGCTCAGAACAACTCATGGACTATCAACGGCAAATGAGTTACCTTAGTGCTTCTCCTACTCCTAGAAGAGGGAAGTCCGCTTTAAGCCATCATAGCCCTTCTC GAGTCGCTTCACGACCATCCAGCCACAGCGCATCCAGTACAATAAGCAGGAGGAGTGAAAGACCAGTTTTTGACTCATCCAGAAGTTCTTTGCAGCGATTGAACCCTACTAGCATCCGTGGTGCCTGGTTATAA
- the slc25a4 gene encoding ADP/ATP translocase 1, whose translation MGDQALSFLKDFLAGGIAAAISKTAVAPIERVKLLLQVQHASQQITAANQYKGIMDCVVRIPKEQGIISFWRGNLANVIRYFPTQALNFAFKDKYKQIFLGGVDKHKQFWRYFAGNLASGGAAGATSLCFVYPLDFARTRLAADVGKGASERQFTGLGNCIAKIYKSDGLKGLYLGFNVSVQGIIIYRAAYFGIYDTAKGMLPDPKNVHIIVSWMIAQTVTAVAGLVSYPFDTVRRRMMMQSGRKGADIMYKGTIDCWKKIAKDEGGKAFFKGAWSNVLRGMGGAFVLVLYDEIKKYV comes from the exons ATGGGTGACCAAGCGCTCAGCTTCCTGAAGGACTTTTTGGCCGGCGGGATCGCCGCTGCCATCTCCAAAACGGCGGTGGCGCCGATCGAGAGGGTGAAGCTTCTACTCCAG GTCCAGCATGCCAGCCAACAGATCACAGCTGCAAACCAGTACAAAGGGATCATGGACTGTGTGGTAAGGATCCCCAAAGAGCAAGGCATCATTTCCTTCTGGAGAGGCAACCTGGCCAATGTCATCCGGTACTTCCCCACCCAGGCCCTCAACTTTGCTTTCAAGGACAAGTACAAGCAGATCTTCCTTGGGGGCGTGGATAAGCACAAGCAGTTCTGGCGCTACTTTGCTGGCAACCTGGCCTCTGGGGGTGCTGCAGGGGCAACCTCTCTCTGCTTCGTTTACCCTCTGGATTTTGCCAGGACCAGGCTAGCGGCTGATGTGGGCAAAGGCGCGAGCGAGAGGCAGTTCACTGGGCTGGGCAACTGTATTGCCAAGATCTACAAATCCGATGGCCTCAAAGGTCTCTACTTGGGATTCAATGTCTCAGTCCAGGGCATCATTATCTACAGAGCAGCATATTTTGGCATCTATGACACAGCTAAGG GTATGCTTCCTGATCCAAAGAATGTGCACATCATTGTAAGCTGGATGATAGCCCAGACTGTTACTGCAGTGGCAGGATTGGTCTCCTACCCCTTTGACACGGTCCGACGTAGAATGATGATGCAGTCTGGCAGGAAAGGAG CGGATATCATGTACAAGGGCACAATCGACTGCTGGAAGAAGATAGCAAAGGATGAAGGAGGCAAGGCTTTCTTCAAAGGCGCCTGGTCCAATGTGTTGAGAGGCATGGGTGGGGcttttgtattagtattatatgatgAGATCAAGAAATATGTCTAA